In Edaphobacter bradus, the following are encoded in one genomic region:
- a CDS encoding TonB-dependent receptor: MKLIRNGIRRALLIATLIPAGHVFGQAVNANLLGTVKDQTSAAVPGAAVTIVETQSGVTKTEQTNDSGNYDFEAIQPGIYTVSAEQAGFKKAVAEKVIVVVNSTVRMDMTLLLGAATESVTVTAAPELLKTDRADTGINLESKQTEELPLGTNRNFQGLLALVPGATKPHFSHSNFFNAAASLSTEVNGQSRLANNTEIEGIDDNERSGLLQVLIPPSEAIQSVSVSTSNYQAEFGRAGGAVTDVTLKSGTNSVHGSVYEFNRISALAAESYFQKGPNPRSTYNYTGGNIGGPIIHDKLFIFGDYLHVSDSQGQFNTLTLPTAAFRNGDFSSVATPIYDPATGNPDGTGRKQFSYLGQANVIDPSRISPIAKRILALVPLPNVPGAGTTNNFQGVTRFTRNSNSFDAKADANLHGQDHLSLRYSFQKADQVQQPIFGLAGGPANGGANARGTQTAYNTAANYTHVFSSTLLTELRLGLNHYKNVTFPTDYGTSASAAIGIPGVNVDAFTSGLAAIDIGGFSSPFVGTGGSYPWVRGETNIDAVNNWTKIQGNHSLKLGVEYRRVRDDLLQGQTFNPRGSFQYRDGQTALKGGPKTGQANNFASFLLDDPNVVGRDIGVQSATWRESQFFTYVQDTWQANSKLTLTYGLRWELYVPPTPRHAGGFSNYDPSTNSLILAGIGGNPMDLGLQTRYSYFAPRLGLAYRLDEKTVLRGGYGISYESYPDIVTNYAANYPVKQNVSFQSLSSFTQAIETDGSPASLAAGFPALPLAVIPASGIVTNAPPQNYNVVDLHWHAPYIESWNAAVQRALPAGFVLDVAYVGNVGIGQPLSYNLNAGFVAGAGASGRPEYATFKRTASTTILKRTNSNYNSLQVKLDHHYASGLSTTSTYTYQKALGSVSSEGSGVGGTTFYIDFARNYSRLGNDRTHTFVQSFLYELPFGKGKKWLTSGVASWVAGGWQLGGVLSLETGTPFTITASSASLNAPGNTQVANVNGPFHKLKGIGAAKAWFDTSVFSQPTTAALGNSGKNAYVGPGFFNLDASAFRRFALTERYNLELRAEAFSLTNTPQFGNPSSNYTNPDFGHLDATNGGATGNRVVELAAKITF, translated from the coding sequence ATGAAGTTGATTCGAAACGGCATTCGGAGGGCGCTGCTGATCGCGACGCTGATTCCAGCCGGACATGTATTTGGGCAAGCTGTGAACGCCAATCTTCTGGGGACGGTCAAGGATCAAACCAGTGCCGCGGTTCCCGGAGCCGCTGTGACGATCGTCGAGACCCAAAGTGGGGTCACCAAAACGGAACAGACAAATGACAGTGGTAACTACGACTTCGAGGCTATCCAGCCGGGTATCTATACAGTTTCCGCAGAACAGGCAGGCTTTAAGAAAGCTGTGGCCGAAAAAGTGATTGTCGTCGTGAACAGCACCGTTCGCATGGATATGACGCTCCTGCTCGGCGCGGCGACGGAGAGTGTCACTGTCACCGCGGCGCCCGAGCTCCTAAAGACGGACCGCGCAGATACCGGGATCAACCTCGAGTCGAAACAGACGGAGGAGCTGCCGCTGGGGACGAATCGAAACTTTCAGGGATTGCTCGCTCTTGTTCCGGGGGCGACTAAACCGCATTTCTCGCACTCCAATTTCTTCAATGCCGCTGCTTCGCTCTCGACGGAAGTGAACGGCCAATCCCGGCTGGCCAACAATACCGAGATTGAAGGCATCGACGACAACGAACGATCGGGCCTCCTGCAGGTTCTCATTCCACCGAGTGAGGCTATCCAGAGCGTAAGCGTCTCGACCAGCAACTACCAGGCAGAATTCGGCCGCGCCGGCGGGGCTGTGACCGACGTCACTCTCAAATCCGGAACAAATTCAGTTCATGGTTCGGTCTATGAATTCAATCGCATTAGCGCCCTGGCTGCTGAGAGCTATTTTCAGAAGGGGCCGAATCCACGAAGCACCTATAACTATACTGGCGGGAATATTGGCGGCCCGATCATTCACGACAAGCTCTTCATATTTGGAGATTATCTTCACGTCAGCGATAGTCAGGGACAGTTCAATACTCTGACCCTCCCGACCGCCGCTTTCCGCAACGGAGATTTCAGCAGTGTTGCCACTCCCATTTACGACCCAGCGACGGGAAATCCCGATGGAACGGGGCGTAAACAGTTCAGCTATCTTGGTCAAGCGAACGTCATCGATCCTTCTAGGATCAGCCCCATCGCAAAGAGAATTTTGGCGCTGGTTCCGCTTCCGAACGTGCCAGGAGCCGGAACAACCAATAACTTCCAGGGGGTTACGCGGTTTACTCGTAATTCAAATTCGTTCGATGCGAAAGCCGACGCAAATCTTCACGGACAGGATCATCTGTCGCTTCGTTACAGCTTTCAAAAGGCGGACCAGGTCCAGCAGCCTATATTCGGCTTGGCCGGCGGGCCGGCTAACGGAGGCGCTAATGCACGCGGTACGCAGACCGCCTACAACACGGCCGCAAACTATACCCATGTCTTTTCGTCTACCTTGCTGACAGAGCTCCGTTTGGGACTGAACCACTACAAAAACGTGACCTTTCCGACGGACTATGGCACCAGCGCCTCGGCCGCGATCGGCATTCCGGGAGTTAATGTAGATGCATTCACCAGTGGACTTGCCGCCATCGATATCGGAGGCTTCTCCAGCCCCTTCGTGGGGACCGGAGGCTCTTATCCCTGGGTCCGCGGCGAAACCAATATCGACGCTGTAAATAACTGGACGAAGATTCAAGGCAATCACAGCCTGAAGCTTGGAGTGGAGTACCGCCGTGTCCGCGACGACTTGCTTCAGGGGCAAACGTTCAACCCTAGAGGTTCCTTCCAATATCGTGATGGACAGACGGCTTTGAAGGGCGGGCCCAAAACAGGTCAGGCAAACAACTTCGCCAGCTTCCTCCTGGATGATCCGAACGTGGTAGGTCGAGATATCGGCGTTCAGAGCGCAACCTGGAGAGAATCGCAGTTCTTCACTTACGTGCAGGACACATGGCAGGCCAACTCCAAGCTTACGTTGACGTATGGGCTGCGCTGGGAACTTTATGTGCCCCCGACTCCGCGCCATGCGGGCGGCTTCTCGAACTATGACCCTTCCACCAATTCGCTCATCCTTGCTGGCATCGGGGGGAACCCGATGGACCTGGGCCTGCAGACTCGATACAGCTACTTTGCACCTCGTCTCGGTCTCGCCTACCGGCTGGACGAAAAGACAGTGTTGCGCGGCGGTTACGGGATCAGTTATGAATCCTACCCGGATATCGTCACCAACTACGCCGCCAACTACCCAGTCAAGCAGAACGTCTCATTTCAATCGTTGAGCAGTTTCACTCAGGCAATAGAGACGGACGGTTCACCTGCCTCATTGGCAGCTGGCTTTCCCGCACTCCCTCTTGCCGTCATCCCGGCGAGCGGCATCGTCACCAACGCGCCGCCGCAGAACTACAACGTTGTCGATCTCCACTGGCACGCGCCTTACATCGAATCCTGGAATGCTGCTGTACAGCGAGCGCTGCCGGCTGGATTCGTACTTGACGTTGCCTACGTCGGCAATGTGGGAATAGGTCAACCGCTAAGCTACAATCTCAATGCCGGTTTCGTGGCTGGGGCCGGTGCGAGTGGGCGGCCTGAGTACGCTACCTTTAAGAGAACGGCATCAACCACGATTCTCAAGCGTACAAACTCAAACTACAATTCGCTCCAGGTGAAATTGGATCATCACTATGCGAGCGGGCTTTCAACCACCTCCACTTACACCTATCAGAAGGCACTAGGTTCCGTCAGCTCCGAGGGCAGTGGAGTAGGCGGTACCACCTTCTACATAGACTTCGCCCGCAATTATTCGCGTCTCGGCAACGACCGCACACATACCTTTGTGCAGAGCTTCCTCTACGAGCTTCCATTTGGAAAGGGCAAGAAGTGGCTGACCTCTGGTGTCGCGAGCTGGGTGGCAGGGGGATGGCAGTTGGGCGGAGTCCTTTCTCTAGAGACAGGGACACCGTTCACTATTACAGCCAGTTCCGCCAGCCTGAATGCTCCCGGTAACACTCAGGTGGCAAACGTCAATGGACCGTTCCATAAACTGAAGGGCATCGGCGCCGCGAAAGCCTGGTTCGATACCTCTGTGTTTAGTCAGCCAACTACCGCCGCGCTCGGGAATTCGGGGAAGAACGCATATGTAGGACCCGGGTTTTTCAATCTCGACGCTTCCGCTTTTCGGCGGTTTGCGCTGACAGAGCGGTATAACCTGGAACTCCGTGCTGAAGCTTTCAGCCTCACCAATACGCCGCAGTTTGGCAATCCGAGCAGTAATTATACGAATCCGGATTTTGGCCATCTTGACGCTACAAATGGGGGAGCCACAGGAAATCGTGTAGTCGAATTAGCAGCCAAAATAACGTTCTAA
- a CDS encoding alpha-L-rhamnosidase-related protein — MPIHRPLFALVILTVTSLPAQNIFPDGRLDPTRNPETTSQPLHTPLPDQYIWTSGDITVRRPDRSNFPWNRPQLRADPHFFRARFSVTRIPDAATLYIAGPREAHVYLNGHLLADFTSNIDAPINFRVFHANATQALKVGDNTLAIEAIRGRGVANGAGAIATQQLAYGEVLVAKIIPAAFGVEAPALVVTDTNWRSTATHAVHWQDPTFDDRDWPAAASLGPIEGNIDFFQWNADAGMYAWPGYMGMSEPLRVYALQPQNVTHIHAAHSRLANLDALTRPSAAPFTITLPNIFTDAEAPTLLLDFGREVSGRLLVESACDCIASLSIAYGESEIEAMSTGLTTGQQGGNYLGTNIIEVPAHGTARGPKSGFRYVRIAFLRGAPLTTFKSIRVEGIYYPVNYAGHFESSDPLLNRIWETGAYTAHLCMQDGIWDAIKRDRGYWAGDLDVAGRVISTVFADTLMIEDTLRGLVPEGTGPAPAINGIPGYSALWITSLYNLYLHTGDRAFLASQRDDLLRILAGMDTTLDSTGLVAKAGHAWLFVDWAPGLHTDTPEARIGTELQYIRAYTAAAHLFTYLGDTANNAKYEARARKSIAAAQAAFRDPNTGTYGTSWQLNSLATLTVADSKDTAIWNNVLSHVKQDSPTDQIISPYFNAYLLDAMASLGHRREALDWLRQYWGGMLAEGATSFWESYDLRWPKSNPHLSLQADGTSGYFVSLAHGWSAGPTAWLAENILGITPLEPGYGTVDIHPDLLDLAWAYGAVPTPHGLIKINVDKKRGIVLEFPQGVSKAVVRFTPFDPNAEVYVNGRLSRCATCLRSGPREPVRVIELASPGHYEITARSLPSIK, encoded by the coding sequence ATGCCTATCCATCGACCTCTCTTCGCGCTCGTCATCCTGACCGTCACCAGCCTCCCTGCGCAAAACATCTTCCCCGACGGCAGGCTCGACCCCACCCGCAATCCGGAAACCACATCGCAGCCGCTCCACACTCCACTCCCCGACCAATACATCTGGACATCAGGCGACATTACTGTCCGCCGTCCCGACCGCAGCAACTTTCCTTGGAATCGCCCTCAACTCCGCGCGGACCCTCACTTCTTTCGCGCCCGTTTCAGCGTCACCCGCATTCCCGATGCAGCGACCCTCTACATCGCCGGCCCACGCGAAGCCCATGTTTACCTCAACGGCCACCTCCTCGCCGACTTCACCAGCAACATCGACGCGCCCATCAACTTCCGCGTCTTCCACGCCAATGCAACCCAGGCTCTCAAGGTCGGCGACAATACGCTTGCTATCGAAGCCATCCGGGGCCGCGGAGTCGCCAATGGCGCCGGTGCCATCGCCACCCAGCAGCTAGCCTACGGGGAAGTCCTCGTCGCCAAGATCATCCCCGCAGCATTCGGCGTGGAAGCTCCTGCCCTCGTTGTCACCGACACAAACTGGCGCTCCACCGCCACGCACGCTGTTCATTGGCAAGACCCAACCTTCGACGACCGTGACTGGCCGGCAGCCGCATCCCTGGGTCCCATCGAGGGCAACATAGACTTCTTCCAATGGAACGCCGACGCCGGCATGTACGCATGGCCCGGCTATATGGGCATGTCCGAGCCTCTTCGTGTCTACGCGCTCCAGCCCCAGAACGTTACTCATATCCACGCTGCACACTCGCGATTGGCCAACCTCGATGCCCTCACCCGGCCATCGGCAGCGCCTTTCACCATTACCCTACCCAACATATTCACCGACGCCGAAGCTCCAACCCTTCTCCTCGACTTCGGCCGCGAGGTTTCTGGCCGCCTTCTCGTCGAATCCGCCTGCGACTGCATCGCCAGTCTTTCCATCGCGTACGGAGAGTCCGAGATCGAGGCCATGAGCACCGGCCTCACCACCGGCCAGCAAGGCGGCAACTACCTGGGAACGAACATCATCGAGGTTCCTGCGCACGGCACGGCCCGCGGCCCCAAATCCGGTTTCCGATATGTCCGGATTGCCTTCCTCCGCGGAGCACCACTCACCACCTTCAAGTCCATTCGCGTGGAGGGTATCTACTACCCCGTCAATTACGCCGGCCACTTCGAGTCCTCCGACCCTCTGCTCAACCGCATCTGGGAGACCGGCGCCTACACGGCCCACCTGTGCATGCAGGACGGCATCTGGGATGCCATCAAACGAGATAGGGGTTATTGGGCGGGGGACCTCGATGTCGCCGGCCGAGTCATCTCCACTGTTTTCGCCGACACCCTGATGATTGAAGACACTCTACGAGGTCTCGTGCCGGAAGGAACCGGTCCTGCCCCCGCCATCAACGGCATTCCCGGCTACTCCGCTCTCTGGATCACGAGCCTCTACAATCTCTATCTCCACACCGGAGACAGGGCCTTCCTCGCCTCCCAGCGCGACGACCTCCTCCGCATCCTCGCCGGCATGGACACTACTCTCGACTCCACCGGACTCGTAGCCAAGGCCGGACACGCGTGGCTCTTTGTAGACTGGGCTCCCGGCCTTCACACCGACACTCCCGAGGCGCGCATCGGCACCGAGCTCCAGTACATCCGCGCCTACACCGCCGCTGCCCACCTCTTCACCTATCTGGGCGACACCGCCAACAACGCGAAGTACGAAGCCCGGGCCCGCAAGTCCATCGCCGCAGCCCAGGCCGCCTTTCGCGATCCCAACACCGGCACGTACGGCACAAGCTGGCAGCTCAACTCGCTCGCGACTCTCACGGTGGCCGACTCCAAAGACACAGCAATCTGGAACAACGTCCTCTCCCACGTCAAACAGGACAGCCCCACCGACCAGATCATCAGCCCATACTTCAACGCCTACCTACTCGATGCCATGGCCTCGCTTGGCCACCGCCGCGAAGCCCTCGACTGGTTGCGCCAGTACTGGGGGGGAATGCTGGCCGAAGGCGCAACCTCTTTTTGGGAGAGCTACGATCTACGCTGGCCAAAGTCCAACCCCCATCTCTCCTTGCAGGCCGACGGCACCTCGGGTTACTTTGTCTCGCTCGCCCATGGCTGGTCCGCTGGCCCCACTGCCTGGCTGGCAGAAAATATCCTCGGCATCACTCCACTCGAACCCGGCTACGGCACGGTAGACATTCACCCCGATCTCTTGGATCTAGCCTGGGCATACGGCGCAGTGCCCACCCCACACGGCCTCATCAAAATCAACGTCGACAAGAAGAGGGGAATCGTCCTCGAGTTTCCACAAGGAGTCAGCAAAGCCGTGGTCAGGTTCACGCCATTCGACCCCAACGCCGAGGTCTACGTCAACGGCAGACTCTCCCGCTGCGCAACGTGCCTCAGAAGCGGACCGCGGGAACCAGTGCGAGTCATTGAACTCGCCAGTCCTGGCCACTATGAAATAACAGCACGCAGTCTTCCCTCCATCAAATAA
- a CDS encoding sensor histidine kinase, which translates to MSLRQKLLLMFSLTVIAAVAAVGWTVSVRVRRVFERLDQEQTAAFAGQFRREFQHRADDVATALDRMAASERMTRMAVELTQGGDTAPYLQEAASLAQDYRLDFLEIANKDGSIISSAQWPARFGYREPSVETAGRPPFLKQEDLPDGSSQMGLFAVRWVREGEASIYLIGGTKLDREFLADLPVPVGTQVYLYRNAGSAFDAHGLTGVNGSVPEASKYQPLIDTTRATANDANGVVFLTARREDSVNATAIPLRADNGRVMAALLVTNSRRGMVEVQQHIRAIAYGVAGFGILFAIAASLWIAARVSRPIEQLALAAGKVAQGQWDSHVSVDTKDELGALAASFNHMTSQLVDQRDRLVQSERVAAWRELARRLAHELKNPLFPLQLTVENMVRARQLPANEFDEVFVESTEALKAEITNLKTIIGRFSDFSKMPKPQEAEIDARYVIRRVLSLYEPALKERERPIALQTQIAEEPLTISADADLLHRALSNLVLNAIDAMPEGGTLSVSAAHNDGAVRICVSDTGKGLNPEERERLFTPYYTTKEHGTGLGLAIVQSVVADHRGTIFVESSQGRGATFVIDLPVENKTNL; encoded by the coding sequence GTGAGCCTGCGACAAAAACTACTGCTGATGTTTTCGCTCACTGTGATAGCAGCGGTGGCAGCAGTGGGGTGGACAGTTTCAGTGCGGGTGCGACGCGTCTTTGAGCGGCTGGACCAGGAGCAGACTGCGGCATTCGCCGGCCAGTTCCGGCGAGAGTTTCAACATCGTGCAGATGATGTTGCCACCGCGCTGGATCGTATGGCAGCGAGCGAACGGATGACGCGCATGGCCGTTGAACTGACACAGGGAGGAGACACGGCACCGTATTTGCAAGAGGCGGCATCGCTGGCTCAAGATTACAGGCTCGACTTTCTTGAGATTGCAAACAAGGACGGCAGCATCATCTCGTCCGCTCAATGGCCGGCACGTTTTGGATATAGAGAGCCGTCTGTTGAGACAGCCGGAAGACCACCTTTCCTGAAGCAGGAGGATCTGCCAGATGGTTCATCGCAAATGGGTCTCTTTGCAGTACGCTGGGTTCGCGAAGGCGAGGCATCCATTTATCTGATAGGGGGAACAAAGTTGGACCGTGAGTTCCTTGCAGATCTTCCTGTTCCTGTCGGCACGCAGGTGTATCTCTACCGCAACGCAGGGAGTGCATTCGACGCGCACGGTTTGACAGGGGTAAACGGCAGTGTTCCCGAAGCCTCAAAGTATCAGCCTCTGATCGATACAACCCGGGCAACAGCAAACGATGCAAATGGGGTAGTTTTTCTCACGGCAAGGCGCGAGGACAGCGTGAACGCAACGGCGATCCCTCTGAGGGCCGACAACGGTCGTGTGATGGCAGCGCTGCTTGTCACCAACTCTCGGCGGGGCATGGTGGAGGTGCAGCAACACATCCGCGCCATCGCCTACGGTGTGGCAGGATTTGGGATTCTGTTCGCGATCGCGGCTAGCTTGTGGATTGCGGCCCGGGTATCACGGCCGATCGAGCAGCTTGCGCTCGCCGCAGGCAAAGTGGCTCAAGGGCAATGGGATTCCCATGTAAGCGTAGACACGAAGGATGAGCTGGGCGCACTGGCAGCGAGCTTCAATCACATGACGTCGCAGCTTGTAGATCAGCGCGACCGGCTAGTGCAGAGCGAACGGGTAGCGGCTTGGCGCGAACTGGCACGGCGTCTGGCGCACGAGCTAAAAAACCCACTCTTTCCTCTGCAACTGACAGTGGAAAATATGGTGCGCGCGCGGCAGCTCCCGGCAAACGAATTTGACGAGGTGTTTGTGGAGAGCACAGAGGCTCTGAAGGCGGAAATCACGAATCTCAAGACAATCATCGGCCGATTCAGCGATTTCTCAAAGATGCCGAAGCCGCAGGAAGCGGAGATCGATGCGCGATATGTGATTAGACGCGTGTTGTCGTTGTACGAACCCGCATTGAAGGAACGTGAGCGGCCGATTGCGCTGCAGACACAGATTGCCGAGGAGCCGTTGACCATTTCGGCGGACGCTGATCTGCTGCATCGGGCGCTGTCAAATCTCGTTCTGAATGCCATTGACGCTATGCCGGAGGGTGGAACACTTAGCGTGTCGGCGGCGCACAATGACGGAGCGGTGCGCATTTGTGTATCCGATACGGGCAAAGGGTTGAATCCCGAAGAGCGCGAGCGGTTGTTTACGCCGTACTACACGACAAAGGAGCACGGAACGGGACTCGGGTTGGCGATTGTACAGTCAGTGGTAGCGGATCATCGCGGAACGATATTCGTAGAGAGCTCGCAAGGCAGGGGAGCTACCTTTGTGATAGATCTTCCTGTCGAGAACAAGACAAACCTATGA
- a CDS encoding ABC transporter substrate-binding protein, translating into MFRRFATSGVLLCCTLAAGARTRPHYGGTLRVDTLGDPWQGPYGLARRLTMDGLTRLDAVGPVHPALALRWESQNGDHRWQFWIRPNVQFPDGTPLTADAIAGSLTQSCRDGCPWTKVHAVGSSVVFNSDSPEADLPALLAQSKFLISHQNAQGALEGTGPFRITGFPNGVMLFTANDDYWGGRPFVDTVELRPKRSIRDQWLDLSIGRADIVEVPPEMLRQAQQQRLTMLASNPVNLLLLQIANTGKLANPQLRQAIVLAVDRSALYNVIFQKQGEVTASVIPGALSGYAFLFPLGRDLNRAQELRGGATPPPLTLAVEDGNAEMQLAAERIALNLREAGFRIQVTSGGGGKPQADIVLRRVHLEANDPRAALNEMIGASEQHVTATGTDTTALYDAERDFLAGYTVEPLLWLPQAYAVGERVRDLRLAADGTPLIAGAALNDSK; encoded by the coding sequence GTGTTTCGGCGCTTTGCAACTAGCGGGGTTCTGCTGTGCTGTACGCTCGCGGCGGGCGCGCGGACGCGTCCGCACTATGGGGGAACGCTGCGCGTCGACACTCTGGGCGATCCGTGGCAAGGCCCGTACGGTCTTGCGCGACGACTGACCATGGATGGTTTGACGCGACTGGATGCAGTGGGTCCAGTGCATCCAGCATTGGCGTTGCGATGGGAATCACAAAATGGGGATCATCGCTGGCAGTTCTGGATTCGCCCAAATGTGCAGTTCCCAGATGGCACACCATTGACTGCCGATGCAATCGCGGGGTCGCTCACACAATCCTGCCGGGACGGATGCCCATGGACGAAGGTTCATGCGGTTGGATCGTCGGTGGTGTTCAACAGCGATTCGCCTGAGGCGGACCTGCCGGCACTGCTAGCACAGTCGAAGTTTCTGATCTCGCACCAGAACGCGCAGGGCGCGTTAGAGGGAACAGGGCCGTTTCGCATAACGGGATTTCCCAATGGCGTAATGCTCTTTACTGCGAACGACGATTACTGGGGCGGCCGGCCCTTTGTGGATACGGTAGAGCTGCGGCCAAAGCGGAGCATTCGCGATCAGTGGCTGGATCTGAGTATTGGGAGGGCCGATATCGTAGAGGTTCCGCCAGAGATGCTGCGGCAGGCGCAACAGCAGCGCTTAACCATGTTGGCGTCAAATCCTGTGAATCTGCTGTTGCTGCAGATTGCGAATACCGGAAAGTTGGCGAACCCTCAGTTGCGACAGGCGATTGTTCTGGCGGTGGACCGCAGCGCTCTGTACAACGTGATTTTTCAAAAGCAGGGAGAGGTAACGGCAAGCGTGATTCCGGGGGCGTTGAGTGGATATGCATTTCTATTCCCTCTTGGCCGGGACCTGAATCGAGCGCAGGAGCTTCGAGGCGGGGCGACACCTCCTCCGCTGACTCTGGCGGTGGAAGATGGCAATGCTGAGATGCAACTGGCCGCAGAGCGTATAGCGCTAAACCTGCGGGAAGCGGGGTTCCGGATTCAGGTAACTTCTGGTGGTGGAGGCAAACCACAGGCGGATATTGTCCTGCGGAGGGTCCATCTTGAGGCCAACGATCCACGCGCGGCGCTGAATGAGATGATAGGGGCTTCCGAACAACATGTGACTGCAACAGGTACAGATACGACGGCGCTGTATGACGCTGAGAGAGATTTTCTGGCAGGGTATACAGTCGAGCCCTTGCTCTGGCTTCCGCAAGCGTATGCGGTTGGCGAACGGGTACGCGATCTTCGCCTGGCAGCGGACGGAACTCCGCTGATCGCTGGCGCGGCGCTCAACGATTCGAAGTGA
- a CDS encoding SPFH domain-containing protein — protein sequence MLALKYLLVVAGVLLLATAVWITAYDLWMVMVYRRRLASGVEGLTEPEPVRWRRPTVMTMVACVPLLVAESIVVVPSGMGGVRVSQISGTLSGTLYSGVHFVTPLTESVQTFDLRDKLFTTGPTPDSSAQPGAARRNAMDVQSKEGLSMGLGVTVRYRLDPKRLDYIQSHLPQPVDTEIVPPVVASAWRELAPHYTVREIFSAKREDVREQAARTITKKLAADGIIVEEVMLRDVQLPAEYAQGLQNLLLKEQEDDQLNVQTEIQQKQVRIAELQAEAEAAQKVKQAEGDARAKVVEAKGESDAMQYTLPLKQKQIEQSKLEAEARKEATIENADAGAQAKVIDSKAELQRRNLLADAEANRIRITAAADAERMQSEAKLLNQSPLLINKIIAERLSDKIQVVMVPTDGKFFFANDVFRGMTGAAMKQEMDQNDPPPVQAGR from the coding sequence ATGCTTGCGTTGAAGTACCTGCTTGTCGTGGCGGGAGTGCTGTTGCTGGCTACCGCAGTCTGGATCACAGCGTATGACCTGTGGATGGTAATGGTGTACCGGCGCCGGCTTGCGAGCGGCGTGGAAGGGCTGACGGAACCGGAACCAGTTCGCTGGCGTAGGCCGACCGTGATGACTATGGTTGCATGCGTGCCACTGCTAGTAGCAGAGAGCATTGTGGTGGTTCCAAGCGGGATGGGCGGCGTGCGTGTGAGCCAGATAAGTGGAACGTTGTCTGGGACGCTGTATTCGGGTGTGCACTTTGTAACTCCACTGACCGAAAGCGTCCAGACTTTCGACCTGCGGGACAAGCTGTTTACCACAGGGCCTACCCCGGATAGTTCAGCGCAACCTGGAGCCGCGAGGAGGAACGCGATGGATGTCCAGTCAAAGGAAGGATTGAGCATGGGTCTGGGCGTAACAGTGCGCTACCGGCTCGATCCGAAACGGCTGGACTATATTCAGTCCCACCTCCCGCAGCCGGTGGATACCGAGATTGTTCCTCCGGTAGTTGCGAGTGCGTGGCGGGAGTTGGCTCCCCACTACACGGTGCGCGAGATCTTCAGCGCGAAACGTGAGGACGTGCGTGAGCAGGCCGCGAGAACAATAACAAAGAAGCTGGCGGCGGACGGCATCATCGTGGAAGAGGTAATGCTGCGCGACGTTCAGCTTCCCGCAGAATACGCACAGGGACTGCAGAATCTACTGCTGAAGGAGCAGGAAGACGACCAACTCAATGTCCAGACGGAGATCCAGCAGAAGCAGGTGCGGATTGCCGAACTGCAGGCCGAGGCAGAGGCGGCGCAGAAGGTGAAGCAGGCGGAGGGCGATGCGAGGGCGAAGGTAGTTGAAGCGAAGGGCGAGTCTGATGCCATGCAGTACACGCTTCCACTGAAGCAGAAGCAGATTGAACAGTCGAAGTTGGAGGCCGAGGCGCGCAAGGAGGCCACGATTGAAAACGCCGATGCTGGGGCGCAGGCCAAGGTAATTGATAGCAAAGCTGAGCTGCAGCGGAGAAATCTGTTGGCGGATGCCGAGGCAAACCGTATTCGGATAACGGCTGCGGCAGACGCAGAAAGGATGCAGAGCGAGGCGAAGCTTCTGAACCAGTCCCCACTGCTGATCAACAAGATCATCGCAGAGCGGCTGTCGGACAAGATCCAGGTAGTGATGGTTCCGACAGACGGTAAGTTCTTCTTCGCAAACGATGTTTTCCGTGGCATGACAGGTGCGGCGATGAAGCAGGAGATGGACCAGAACGACCCTCCTCCAGTACAAGCCGGGCGCTAG
- a CDS encoding L,D-transpeptidase: MQRKIPASCLSAFIPALLAMGFSAQAQSSGEAKRSLVVSLQGRKLALLEDGRVKKVYVVAVGKRSTPSPTGTFKIISRVNNPTNSHAGKVVAPGWGNPVGTRWMGLNVKGYGIHGTDVPKSIGNAASHVCIRMGRRDIEELFDAVKTGDEAKIVSTPDPDTSTDLWQRNTNERCNGCSDSGRRDDSDNYEHECR; the protein is encoded by the coding sequence ATGCAGAGAAAGATCCCAGCTTCATGCCTCTCAGCTTTCATTCCGGCTCTTCTCGCAATGGGTTTTTCAGCACAGGCACAGAGTTCGGGCGAAGCGAAACGTTCGCTGGTGGTGAGTCTTCAGGGTCGCAAACTAGCGCTGCTAGAGGATGGGCGGGTAAAGAAGGTTTACGTCGTGGCGGTTGGGAAGAGGTCAACACCGAGTCCGACAGGGACCTTCAAAATCATTAGCCGCGTGAACAATCCCACGAACTCACACGCGGGCAAAGTCGTGGCTCCCGGGTGGGGAAATCCGGTAGGGACACGGTGGATGGGTTTGAACGTGAAGGGGTATGGGATTCATGGAACGGACGTGCCGAAGTCGATTGGGAATGCGGCTTCGCACGTCTGCATTCGCATGGGGCGACGCGACATAGAGGAACTGTTCGACGCGGTCAAAACGGGGGATGAGGCAAAGATCGTCAGCACTCCCGATCCGGACACGTCCACCGATCTTTGGCAGCGCAACACGAACGAGCGCTGCAACGGTTGCTCAGACAGCGGGCGACGAGACGACTCTGACAACTACGAACACGAATGCAGATAG